The Balaenoptera acutorostrata chromosome 15, mBalAcu1.1, whole genome shotgun sequence genome contains a region encoding:
- the MAVS gene encoding mitochondrial antiviral-signaling protein isoform X2 yields the protein MTFAEDKTYQYIRNHHGNFCNIHVLEILPYLSCLTTSDQDRLRASYERWGNQGTLWDLFNSLRRRNGWVPSFIGALRACELSSLADEVDRVYQSNLLRNPNHPPSPLERPSVSAGVPGPSTPAVAPSIPCNGYREDEPSYPMPVQDTEPPESLGESSKKAPQPPSSGAVLKRLGGPLQPSSDMVALSPLTCSGHQEQDTELGTTHTAGMVSSFTSSYGPVSPTVSFQPLVRSTPRASRLPGPPVSAPSIGTSSSTGLASAGGAADQAEDTICSSGAGVPTNSLTASTVPSKVPTNSAFGSTVSSKLSTSLKPPGAMPTNVLTSLAPSKLPINSVRSGMVPPKVPTGLVPDHRKHMCTVPRKLPANTGPTIRNSNRLVEETPASPGPTGTATGGTSPWPDSSSDCWGSELELSKPGRLISRMDSQPFSGCSADLAISHSNSLGVGPDNAPEENEYESEDTIRIHGGPSTPILGDSPGTHTTPGFREEEELEELLVVRTSPWAPWLGVAVAGVLLAALLATLHRRRLLQ from the exons ATGACGTTTGCTGAGGACAAGACTTATCAGTATATCCGCAACCATCACGGCAATTTTTGCAATATTCATGTTCTGGAGATTCTGCCTTACCTGTCCTGCCTCACAACAAGTGACCAG GACCGACTGCGGGCCTCCTATGAGCGCTGGGGGAACCAGGGCACTCTCTGGGACCTCTTCAACAGCCTTCGGCGGAGGAACGGCTGGGTGCCTTCCTTCATTGGGGCACTGAGGGCCTGTGAACTGTCTAGTCTCGCTGATGAAGTGGACCGAGTCTACCAGAGCAACCTGCTAC GGAATCCGaaccaccccccatctccactgGAGCGGCCATCAGTTTCTGCTGGGGTTCCAGGGCCCTCCACACCTGCTGTGGCCCCCAGCATCCCCTGCAATGGCTACAGAGAGGACGAGCCAAGTTACCCTATGCCTGTCCAGGACACCGAGCCACCAGAGTCCCTGGGAGAG AGTTCGAAGAAAGCCCCACAGCCACCCAGCTCTGGGGCTGTCCTCAAGAGGCTGGGTGGCCCCCTGCAGCCCTCGTCTGACATGGTGGCCCTCAGCCCTCTGACCTGCAGTGGACATCAGGAGCAAGACACAGAACTGGGCACTACCCACACAGCAG GCATGGTGTCCAGTTTCACATCATCCTATGGGCCTGTGTCTCCGACTGTCTCCTTCCAGCCCTTGGTCCGTTCTACCCCCAGGGCAAGCCGCTTGCCTGGACCCCCAGTGTCAGCTCCATCTATTGGCACCTCCTCCTCCACTGGCTTGGCATCTGCAGGAGGTGCTGCTGACCAGGCTGAAGATACCATCTGCTCCAGCGGGGCAGGGGTGCCCACCAACTCTCTGACTGCCAGCACAGTGCCCTCCAAGGTGCCCACCAACTCAGCATTTGGCAGCACAGTGTCTTCCAAGTTGTCCACCAGCTTGAAGCCCCCTGGTGCAATGCCCACTAATGTGCTCACCAGTTTAGCACCATCCAAATTGCCCATCAACTCAGTGCGTTCTGGCATGGTGCCACCCAAAGTGCCTACTGGCTTGGTGCCTGACCACAGGAAACATATGTGCACAGTGCCCAGAAagctgcctgccaacacagggccCACCATCAGGAACAGCAACAGACTCGTGGAG GAGACTCCAGCATCTCCAGGGCCCACAGGTACTGCCACTGGAGGCACCTCGCCATGGCCAGATAGCAGCTCTGACTGCTGGGGATCAGAGCTGGAGCTGAGCAAGCCTGGCAGGCTGATATCCAGAATGGACAGCCAACCGTTCTCGGGCTGCTCCGCAGACCTCGCCATCAGCCACAGTAACTCCCTGGGCGTGGGGCCTGACAACGCTCCGGAGGAGAACGAGTACGAGTCGGAGGACACCATTAGGATCCACGGGGGCCCCAGTACCCCCATCCTGGGGGACAGCCCTGGGACACACACCACCCCAGGATTCCGGGAGGAGGAAGAGTTGGAGGAGTTGCTGGTGGTCAGGACCTCGCCCTGGGCTCCGTGGCTCGGGGTGGCTGTGGCTGGGGTGCTCCTAGCTGCACTCCTGGCCACACTGCACCGGCGGCGTCTACTCCAGTGA
- the MAVS gene encoding mitochondrial antiviral-signaling protein isoform X3: MAARPYPPPFPPCRGGFPAVRDWRQVAGSWLPKARALCHFRTRTAMTFAEDKTYQYIRNHHGNFCNIHVLEILPYLSCLTTSDQDRLRASYERWGNQGTLWDLFNSLRRRNGWVPSFIGALRACELSSLADEVDRVYQSNLLRNPNHPPSPLERPSVSAGVPGPSTPAVAPSIPCNGYREDEPSYPMPVQDTEPPESLGESSKKAPQPPSSGAVLKRLGGPLQPSSDMVALSPLTCSGHQEQDTELGTTHTAGMVSSFTSSYGPVSPTVSFQPLVRSTPRASRLPGPPVSAPSIGTSSSTGLASAGGAADQAEDTICSSGAGVPTNSLTASTVPSKETPASPGPTGTATGGTSPWPDSSSDCWGSELELSKPGRLISRMDSQPFSGCSADLAISHSNSLGVGPDNAPEENEYESEDTIRIHGGPSTPILGDSPGTHTTPGFREEEELEELLVVRTSPWAPWLGVAVAGVLLAALLATLHRRRLLQ; encoded by the exons ATGGCCGCGCGGCCCTACCCCCCGCCCTTCCCTCCCTGCAGGGGAGGGTTCCCGGCTGTCCGCGACTGGAGGCAGGTCGCCGGGTCGTGGCTACCCAAG GCCAGAGCCCTCTGCCACTTCAGAACCCGGACAGCGATGACGTTTGCTGAGGACAAGACTTATCAGTATATCCGCAACCATCACGGCAATTTTTGCAATATTCATGTTCTGGAGATTCTGCCTTACCTGTCCTGCCTCACAACAAGTGACCAG GACCGACTGCGGGCCTCCTATGAGCGCTGGGGGAACCAGGGCACTCTCTGGGACCTCTTCAACAGCCTTCGGCGGAGGAACGGCTGGGTGCCTTCCTTCATTGGGGCACTGAGGGCCTGTGAACTGTCTAGTCTCGCTGATGAAGTGGACCGAGTCTACCAGAGCAACCTGCTAC GGAATCCGaaccaccccccatctccactgGAGCGGCCATCAGTTTCTGCTGGGGTTCCAGGGCCCTCCACACCTGCTGTGGCCCCCAGCATCCCCTGCAATGGCTACAGAGAGGACGAGCCAAGTTACCCTATGCCTGTCCAGGACACCGAGCCACCAGAGTCCCTGGGAGAG AGTTCGAAGAAAGCCCCACAGCCACCCAGCTCTGGGGCTGTCCTCAAGAGGCTGGGTGGCCCCCTGCAGCCCTCGTCTGACATGGTGGCCCTCAGCCCTCTGACCTGCAGTGGACATCAGGAGCAAGACACAGAACTGGGCACTACCCACACAGCAG GCATGGTGTCCAGTTTCACATCATCCTATGGGCCTGTGTCTCCGACTGTCTCCTTCCAGCCCTTGGTCCGTTCTACCCCCAGGGCAAGCCGCTTGCCTGGACCCCCAGTGTCAGCTCCATCTATTGGCACCTCCTCCTCCACTGGCTTGGCATCTGCAGGAGGTGCTGCTGACCAGGCTGAAGATACCATCTGCTCCAGCGGGGCAGGGGTGCCCACCAACTCTCTGACTGCCAGCACAGTGCCCTCCAAG GAGACTCCAGCATCTCCAGGGCCCACAGGTACTGCCACTGGAGGCACCTCGCCATGGCCAGATAGCAGCTCTGACTGCTGGGGATCAGAGCTGGAGCTGAGCAAGCCTGGCAGGCTGATATCCAGAATGGACAGCCAACCGTTCTCGGGCTGCTCCGCAGACCTCGCCATCAGCCACAGTAACTCCCTGGGCGTGGGGCCTGACAACGCTCCGGAGGAGAACGAGTACGAGTCGGAGGACACCATTAGGATCCACGGGGGCCCCAGTACCCCCATCCTGGGGGACAGCCCTGGGACACACACCACCCCAGGATTCCGGGAGGAGGAAGAGTTGGAGGAGTTGCTGGTGGTCAGGACCTCGCCCTGGGCTCCGTGGCTCGGGGTGGCTGTGGCTGGGGTGCTCCTAGCTGCACTCCTGGCCACACTGCACCGGCGGCGTCTACTCCAGTGA
- the MAVS gene encoding mitochondrial antiviral-signaling protein isoform X1 → MAARPYPPPFPPCRGGFPAVRDWRQVAGSWLPKARALCHFRTRTAMTFAEDKTYQYIRNHHGNFCNIHVLEILPYLSCLTTSDQDRLRASYERWGNQGTLWDLFNSLRRRNGWVPSFIGALRACELSSLADEVDRVYQSNLLRNPNHPPSPLERPSVSAGVPGPSTPAVAPSIPCNGYREDEPSYPMPVQDTEPPESLGESSKKAPQPPSSGAVLKRLGGPLQPSSDMVALSPLTCSGHQEQDTELGTTHTAGMVSSFTSSYGPVSPTVSFQPLVRSTPRASRLPGPPVSAPSIGTSSSTGLASAGGAADQAEDTICSSGAGVPTNSLTASTVPSKVPTNSAFGSTVSSKLSTSLKPPGAMPTNVLTSLAPSKLPINSVRSGMVPPKVPTGLVPDHRKHMCTVPRKLPANTGPTIRNSNRLVEETPASPGPTGTATGGTSPWPDSSSDCWGSELELSKPGRLISRMDSQPFSGCSADLAISHSNSLGVGPDNAPEENEYESEDTIRIHGGPSTPILGDSPGTHTTPGFREEEELEELLVVRTSPWAPWLGVAVAGVLLAALLATLHRRRLLQ, encoded by the exons ATGGCCGCGCGGCCCTACCCCCCGCCCTTCCCTCCCTGCAGGGGAGGGTTCCCGGCTGTCCGCGACTGGAGGCAGGTCGCCGGGTCGTGGCTACCCAAG GCCAGAGCCCTCTGCCACTTCAGAACCCGGACAGCGATGACGTTTGCTGAGGACAAGACTTATCAGTATATCCGCAACCATCACGGCAATTTTTGCAATATTCATGTTCTGGAGATTCTGCCTTACCTGTCCTGCCTCACAACAAGTGACCAG GACCGACTGCGGGCCTCCTATGAGCGCTGGGGGAACCAGGGCACTCTCTGGGACCTCTTCAACAGCCTTCGGCGGAGGAACGGCTGGGTGCCTTCCTTCATTGGGGCACTGAGGGCCTGTGAACTGTCTAGTCTCGCTGATGAAGTGGACCGAGTCTACCAGAGCAACCTGCTAC GGAATCCGaaccaccccccatctccactgGAGCGGCCATCAGTTTCTGCTGGGGTTCCAGGGCCCTCCACACCTGCTGTGGCCCCCAGCATCCCCTGCAATGGCTACAGAGAGGACGAGCCAAGTTACCCTATGCCTGTCCAGGACACCGAGCCACCAGAGTCCCTGGGAGAG AGTTCGAAGAAAGCCCCACAGCCACCCAGCTCTGGGGCTGTCCTCAAGAGGCTGGGTGGCCCCCTGCAGCCCTCGTCTGACATGGTGGCCCTCAGCCCTCTGACCTGCAGTGGACATCAGGAGCAAGACACAGAACTGGGCACTACCCACACAGCAG GCATGGTGTCCAGTTTCACATCATCCTATGGGCCTGTGTCTCCGACTGTCTCCTTCCAGCCCTTGGTCCGTTCTACCCCCAGGGCAAGCCGCTTGCCTGGACCCCCAGTGTCAGCTCCATCTATTGGCACCTCCTCCTCCACTGGCTTGGCATCTGCAGGAGGTGCTGCTGACCAGGCTGAAGATACCATCTGCTCCAGCGGGGCAGGGGTGCCCACCAACTCTCTGACTGCCAGCACAGTGCCCTCCAAGGTGCCCACCAACTCAGCATTTGGCAGCACAGTGTCTTCCAAGTTGTCCACCAGCTTGAAGCCCCCTGGTGCAATGCCCACTAATGTGCTCACCAGTTTAGCACCATCCAAATTGCCCATCAACTCAGTGCGTTCTGGCATGGTGCCACCCAAAGTGCCTACTGGCTTGGTGCCTGACCACAGGAAACATATGTGCACAGTGCCCAGAAagctgcctgccaacacagggccCACCATCAGGAACAGCAACAGACTCGTGGAG GAGACTCCAGCATCTCCAGGGCCCACAGGTACTGCCACTGGAGGCACCTCGCCATGGCCAGATAGCAGCTCTGACTGCTGGGGATCAGAGCTGGAGCTGAGCAAGCCTGGCAGGCTGATATCCAGAATGGACAGCCAACCGTTCTCGGGCTGCTCCGCAGACCTCGCCATCAGCCACAGTAACTCCCTGGGCGTGGGGCCTGACAACGCTCCGGAGGAGAACGAGTACGAGTCGGAGGACACCATTAGGATCCACGGGGGCCCCAGTACCCCCATCCTGGGGGACAGCCCTGGGACACACACCACCCCAGGATTCCGGGAGGAGGAAGAGTTGGAGGAGTTGCTGGTGGTCAGGACCTCGCCCTGGGCTCCGTGGCTCGGGGTGGCTGTGGCTGGGGTGCTCCTAGCTGCACTCCTGGCCACACTGCACCGGCGGCGTCTACTCCAGTGA